From Solibaculum mannosilyticum:
TAATCGGACTGCGAATGGAACGGCCCCACATCTGAATGTGAGGGCCGTTTCCTATAAGAGCTCTATGGTTTTCTCTGCAAGATACAGCGGAAGATTCGTGATAAATGATGATGCACATTCGAGGCGTCCACATTTTTCTTTGTTTTGCAATTCATTTTTTCACATTTTTCTGAATGTATGAAGCAGAAAAAACACATTTTTCTACCTCTTGCAGTGTAAAGGAGGTAAGTGCTTGTTCTATAGCGGATTTTTGTAGCGGTAGTCAGCTGCCGTCATTTATTTCTGGGCCAGCCTGTCATATACAGGCCGGCCCTTGTTTTAAGGAGACTTTTATGCCTAAGAAAAAATTTTCCCCGTCTGGCGGCGCACGGGAAGAAAAGCGCCGTTTCCGATGGCTTCTGTATCAAAAGCCGAAAGCCTATCCCAGCCGGCCCATTTCCAATAAAAAGGACATGCTCAAACCGATTCGTCGTTCTTGAGCGGTGAGCAGTCTTTTTATAAAACCATCAACATCAAAACAATAAAATTTCAGGAGGTCTTACCATGAGAAACTTTACCACCCGTATCCAGAACAAGGCGAATGCACTGTCCCTTCGTGCCCGTATGGCGCTTTCCAACCAGCGCGGCGATTTTTACATTTCGGACGCTGTTAAGATCATCATCGCCGTGGTGCTGGGCGCCCTTCTTCTGGCGGCCCTGACCCTCATTTTCAACGACACGGTGATTCCGCGTATCACCAGCGAGATCGAGGGCCTGTTTGGCTAAAATCACCGGCGGGGATCGGTCTGTGGGTTTCCACGGCCGGTCCCCGCTTTTTTAGTTTTTGAAAAAACGAATAACGGAGGTAGAGGATGAAATCATCCTGCAAAATTTATTCTTTTCTGCGGGCCGTTCGCGGCAACTGGCGCAACGCTATCTTTGTAAGCTGCGATTGCGGCAACTGCATGTGCGGCCGGACAACGCCCTGTTCCGGTTTTCTTCTGGCTGTGGATGAGTGCGGACAGGTTATGCTGCTTTCTGCCGAGGACATCCAAAGACTATCCGGAGAAACTGTAGATTCGTCTGAGTGCATTGCCATTTTGTCCCGGCGCGCCTTTGACGCCGCCTTTTCCAAGTACATCGAATGGCACACACCGGAGCCTTCCGCCTGTGCGCTCAGACAACTTTCTCTGGACCCGGGCTGCAATTAACACTGTTTTTTCACACTGAAAGACGCCTTTGCGCCGTCATCTATACGCATTTGGAGGTGATGATTTTTATGACGAAGCAAAAACATATCCAATGCCCTTATTGCCATGCTAACGCCTCTCTTCGCCCCGCCAGCACAGTCTATGGCTGTAACCGCCGTTCCCAGGGCAAATATATCTATCTCTGTGATCGCTGGCCGGCTTGTGATGCCTATGTGAGTGCCCATGACCGGACACACCGGCCTATGGGGACTCTGGCAAATGGGGATCTCCGGCACAAACGAATCCTGGCTCACCGGGCGCTGGAGCATCTGCAGCAGAGCCGGCACATGGAAAAATGGGAGGTCTACATCTGGCTCCAGGCCAAACTGGGACTAAATGACCAGCAGGCACATATTGGCATGTTTTCTGACGGGATGTGTGATGAGGTAATTCGCCTCTGTTACAAAGCCGCTGCTCCTTTGGGCAATCTGCATTCGGCCGCTTAAAGGGGGGTGAAACGATGACCAGTTTAACAGAACAGCAGCAGGAACTTGTTGCCCAGAATCTTCCCATCGTACATTGGGTTATTTGTGACTACATCCATGTTAATCCAACTATTTGCGGTATGGAATATGGAGACTTGTTCCAAGAGGGGTGCCTTTGGCTCTGTAAAGCCGCGTCTACTTATAAGAATGACGGACGGGCCCAGTTTTCTACCTACGCCAAAACGGTCGTTAAAAACGGGCTTCTGTCCTATTGCCGGGCGATCTGCAACAGGAAGAAAAAATTCAGCAGGCTTATTATTGGAGAACATGGAGAACTGGCGGCAGACGGAGAGGCCCTGGAGTCCCGGCCCGACGCCTTTGACACCCAAGTATCTCTGATAGAAACTCTGTCATTGCTGGATGCCTGTAAAAAAGATTACGATGGTGTAACCCGGCTTGGTATTGAGGCGCTTGCCCTCAAACTTCAAGGAATGCGGGTCACAGACATTGCGGAGCTTTATCAGGTGCCGCCCTCCCATGTGGGGGCATGGATCTCGCGTTCCACCGCAAAACTGCGCAGAGACTCCAAGTTTCTGAAAAGCCTGCTCTGAATTTGTTGAAAACCGCGGCCTTTCCGCAGTAAAGGATATATAAAAGAAGGAGGTACTGATGAATGGAACAGAATACCCTATATACTGCAATCGGCCGTCTGGATCGGGAAACGAATGGCTGTGGCCGGTCCTGCCCGGTCATCCGCCTGGGCGGGCAAACTTACATGGTGGATATGCAGGAAATGGTCGTTTGGACTGCCCTAAACTGGCGAATTTCTAAACGAGAGGATATTTCCCTCCAGTGTGACAAGCTGGTGTCCTCTCTGGGAGATTGTATTTCCCGCTCTTGGGATGCCTGCGTAAATCGGCTGCTCACCCGAGGTCTGCTGGTATCTGGCTGTGGTGAAACGGAATACGATGCTCTGTATGATTTGTTGAGTTCTCTCGGCATTATTCCAGCCAGCGGATCAATGCTGATGAGGAGCATCTCATTTGTCAAACTGGTGGCAGGCCGCCGAGTCCCTATTCAACAGGCGCTAAAATTATTCCAAAAAGACCGGCGTACCGACTATGAGACCCGTGTTATGAGGCTGGCCCAGCAAGCTCTGCTGTCCACCGCCGAGATCATCAAGTGTGTAGAGCAGGATGTTGCCTATCTTCCCAATGAGCAGTTCTTGATGGAGGCCGTGTACGGCGACGACGAAACCACCTGCTATAATATCGCCGGCATAATGAAAAACAGCCGGAGCAGTCAGGCAGTAACGCTGGCCGTTGCCAACCTCTACCTGCGCCAGCAAATCATTTTTGAGAGGATTACCACATGAAGAATCAATGGAACCAATTCCCGTTCGTGCTACGGCGAAAGATTTTGTTGACCTTTTTGGCCGGGCTCGCAAGCATTGCCCTCAGCCTAATCATCTTCATTATTACCACAGACCATATCCTGCTGGTACTGGGCAGCATAATCTTTCTTGCCTCTCTGGTACTGGTTAGGAGCTTATGGAGCACCATCGCCCGGGGCCAGTATGAGATCGTAGAAGGCGTCTGCTCCAGCGTTGTCTCGCCTATGATGCGGCAGTATCGCAAGATCCAACTAATAGACGAACAAGGTGCGGAGCGCACTTTACTGTTAAGTAAGTCCGCCAAGTTCCAGATTGGCGCCCGGTATCGTTTTTACTTTCAAAGCAGCAACCACCCCACTGTTGGAAACGACTATCTGGACGCGGCTCTCTCCACCAACAGCTTCCTGGGATATGAGGCCCTTGGCGAGCCGGCTGTCCAAGAGGAACAGGCTAAGGAGAACGGCTAAACCTACGGCAAAATAGGAAAGGGATACGGTGCAGGCTACATAACCACAGCATCGTATCTCTTTTTCTTACTCCTCTATCCACTATTTTTACAAAGTTTGATTTGCTGCAGAAAAACGGGGGATTTTTCCTATTTAATAGGTAGAATCTAAAAAGGAGGGCTACCCCCATGTACAAACCACACACGATTGAGCAATACAAAATCCAACAGTTTCTGGATCATACCTTTGCTATGGAGCACTTTCTGGTCTCTCCATTATCCCGCTCCGCACTCATGCTGGAGGACAGATGCGGTGAGCGGATTGCCTTTTCCTTTTCAGACAACGAAGTGCGTGAAATCCCAATCCCTTCTGCGCCATCCCCGGACAAGGTGAAATCGTTCATCCGCAGCTTTCGGGCGCTTGGAGCTAAACCACATCTGCGCACCTTTGAAGATGTCACCCGCTGGTGGCTGAATCACCCGAATCCGCTGACCTACCAACAGGCTCTCGGTCTGCCGGATGAACTTTACCGCCGTTTTCTTTCCTCCACCCTGATTGAAGACGAAGACGCCCAGCGTCTGGCCGCATCAGGGCTTGTTTCGGAAGATGCTTACCAGGACATTCAGCTCTGGTATCTCAACGGCAACACTGCCGACTGCTGGCTCGGCCCCCTCGGTATAGATGGAACAGGCAATCTCTATGCGCTGACCTTCAACTATGGTACACCCCGGGCCAAGGAACTGAAATTCTACCTGTTGGACGATTACTACCGCCACATGAACCACATATTGTAACTCGCCGGGCTAAAATATCTATATATAGTATTATATCACTTGACAAACACAAGATACGGTGTTACACTTAACCTGTAATTGATTTTTGTGCGTTCCCCATGTGGGATACAGATGAAACATCTGTACCGCAAGGCCCAAAGCCCTGCATTGCACACGCAGTTAAGTTTGTATGCTGTATCAAGTGTCAGTGGTATTGCCACGCCCTTTTCGGGTTGGTATCCGCTGGCACTTTTTATATATAGATAGTAACGCCGATGGCGAAGAAAGGAGTGTTATGGCACAAATCTATGTATTTGGCCGAGTCATGCACGAGCTTACTCCCAAAGAGAGCCAGTCAAAGCAGCCGTATGTTTGTTTTGATTTGGTGGAACGCTCCGGAGGTGAACATCCGAACTTCTATCAAGTATGGGCCCGCGGCGACCAGGTTGCCCGGCTCACACGGCTCAAGGTCAAAAAGGGAAGCATGATCTGGCTCACTGGATCGCAGAAACTGGTGGATGTACGGCAAAAGGACGGGGCCACAGTCAAAAAGTTGAAAGTATGGCTGACGGACTTTGGCTTTCTTCCTGGGCAATCTTCCAGAGCAAAAGCGGAACATGAGCAGCATGACTCTGACGCGGCGGCAACCGCTCCAGCCCCCTCCGAGGTAATGGACGGCGACCGCGAATCCCTGCCGGAATAAAATCCGGCACTGCAAGAGGGACCGTATCAAGTTTTCAGAATGAACTGAAGCTTGGTGCGGTCCCTTTTTTTGTTTTCAAGCAAAACTTAAAAGGAAGGACGGTAACAACATGAGTAACGACAAAGGACTTTTGAGCGGCAGCATCACAATCCTGATCGGTGCTGTCATCGCTATCATGGCTTTGGTACGCGGACCCTGGCAAGCGTGGCTTCTGATAGGGGTATTTACCCTCTGGGGGCTTTGGGTCGTGCTGATCCTCCTGCTCCCCTATATGCAGCAGGCCAGGCGCCGCCGTCAGCGTCAGCAGAGGGAACGCCAGCTCCATGCCGAGGGTGTCGCGCAGAACACCTTTACGGTGCCGGAGCTTGAAGGGCCTGTACCAGACGATCTGCTGCTCCGCTATGCCAACCACCGGATTTTGACTTATCTGCGTTCCTCTTTTCCCAACGCCTGCTTTGAGTGGTGTGAAAAGAGACCGGCGGATTTGATCCGCAGCAACGGCACAGGGCGTATCCGCCTTTACAATGTGGAGGCGTTCGACCATGCGGACATCACCTTCGGCAAGGATGCGACGATCCGCTGTGACCTGCTCAAAATCGTCCCTCTGTCCAAAGCAGGGACAGAGCAGGAAGATCAGGCCGACATCCCACCCAACAAGCAGCCCATCGACCCGCGTATCTGGTACGAGAATAACGGGCGCACAGTCATGGAGACGCTGATTGCCGACCTGAACTCACGCGGCCACAGCAAACTCACACTGAAAGAGAACGGGGACATCTGCATCCAGCAGGGTGAAGAGCTTGTCCCGCAGGAACATCTTTCCAACTTTCCGGCAAAGGTCTACTGGCCTCGTCTGGTGGAAGTGTTTGAGAGCAACGGTCTGGCTGCTGAAACAACAGCGCAGGGCATCCAGGTCTCCTGGTGACCGCCATCGTCATGAGAAGGGAGTGAAATAACATGAAATCAGGGATCAGTCTTGTGGAAATGGCACAGGAAATCCAGCGGCAGAACGATTTGAAGGCCGATTATATGCTGGACACCCGGAGTCTCCGGTTGGAGCCTTTTGGTGGCGGGCTGTATCTCAACGCTTACGACCAATCCGGTGATTATGCCGTGGAGCCGCTGGAGGTCAACGCCATCGCACACAGGCAGATCGGAACGCACCTCAAGATCCCGGCAGCCTATTATGACAAGATGCTGGAGGAATACCCCGAGCTACTGGCGCAGAATGTGAATGCCTGGTTCCAGCGGGAGCCGGCTGTGCGTATGGTTCGCACCATAGACGGCACAGCGCGGGCGTTTCTCAGCAACCGCTACCGGCGTATAGACAACCTCGATATTGCCGGGATTGTCCTTCCAGTCCTTCAGGAGATGGAAGGGATGCACTTCGAGAGCTGCCAGCTCACCGACAGCCGTATGTACATCAAGGTTGTCAACACCCGCTTGGAGGCAGAGGTCGTACCCGGCGACATCGTGCAGTCCGGTATTATTATCAGCAATAGCGAGGTAGGCCTGGGCTCGGTGAGCATCCAGCCGCTGGTCTATCGTCTGGTATGCAGCAACGGTATGGTGGTAAACGACGCCCAGACGCGCCGCAACCATGTAGGCCGTGTCAATGAGGCTTCGGAGAACTACCAGCTGTATTCGGAAAAGACGCTGGAGGCCGATGACAAAGCCTTCGCCATGAAGATCCAGGACACGGTGCGGGCCGTAGTAGACGAGGTACGCTTTACCCGTGTGGTCAACATGATGCGGGAAGCCAAGGATGCCCCCATGAATACTGCCGCTGTCCCTGGCATTGTGAAGCTCGTAAGCAAGGATTTTCACATCACGGACGATGAAAGCTCCGGTGTGCTGCAGCGGTTGATTGAAGGCAACGATCTGACCTTATATGGTCTGTCCAACGCCGTAACGCGCCACAGCCAGGATGTTAAGGACTATGACCGGGCAACCGCGCTGGAAGGCATCGGCTACAACATTCTCTCCATGCCGGCACGGCAGTGGAGCCGAATTAACCAGATGGCCGCTTAAATGGCTGCCATCCATCAAAAAATTAACAGGAGGAATGAACTATGTACGAACAGAACACTTCTATGGTGGCCGCAAACGAGCAGAACAAATTCTTGCTTCCGGCGATGGTGGAGGGCGACTTCAGCCGCGATGAGATCGCAGAAGATGCGGATGGGCTTCAGATGATGAGCTTCCAGCGGGTGAAGATTCCCGCCGGCGGCGCCCTGCAGTTTGAAGTTCCCACGGAAGATCCCGACAATCCGGATTATACCCGGACGCTGGAGGGCATCATCCTCTACAACCACTCTGCCTATACTCTGTGGCCGGAAGGCAGCGAGTATGACGAAGACACCAAACCGCTCTGCTCCTCTGTAGATGGCAAAACAGGGATCGGCGTACCGGGAGGTGCGTGTGCTACCTGCCCCATGAATGCGTATGGATCGGCCAAGGATGGCGGCCGCGGCAAGGCGTGCAAGAATATGAGGCATCTCTATCTGCTGCGCAGTGGTGAATATATGCCTCTGCTGGTCTCCCTGCCGCCCACCAGCATCAGGCCGTTCAAGGAGTTCCTGAACAGGGCTTTTGTCTATCGCCAGCGTGCCACCTATGGCAGTCTGGTCCAGATCGGCCTCAAGAAAGATAGCAACGGCAGCAATGATTACAGCGTTGCAACTTTCCGCCTTTTGCGTGATTTCCAGGGGGAAGAGCTGGCCCAGATCCGCGCCTATGCCAATGTCTTCAAGGGGCAAATCAAAACTATCAACATTCAGCGGGCGCTGATCAATGAGGAACAGCGGGCCAACGATTGCGACTATGAGATCCCGGAATCTGCCACTGCGGCCCCGGGTCCGGATGGAAGCTATGTGGTCGGCGAGATCAACGGCGACTATGAACAGTTGCCGGCGTAACTGTTTTTGTTGCGGCAATGCCGCATGATACATCATCAAGGGACACCTCCGGCGTAAGTCGGAGGTATCCCTTTTTTATTTAGAACGGAGGAAAATTTATGTTGTGTGAAGTACCGTTGACAAAGGAGCAGCAGGATTTTGCCGCTGAACACCATGGCCTGGTCTATAAATTTCTCAATGACAACCATCTTCCAGAGAATGAATTCTATGATGTGGTTATTTTCCCGTATTTGAAGGCTGTGCAGGACTACTGTAATAGCGCATCTGCACAAAAGTATTCTTTTAGCACTATTGCGATTCGACAAATGAAATTTCGCTTATACGATTATTTCCGTACACAGGCGCGCCGCAAGCGTAATACAGAAGTCATCAGCATCCATCTGGGCCTATACTCGGATGGCGTTCCGCTGGAAGAGGTGCTGCCGGGTCAGGACCGTCTCATGCAGGAATTTGAAATGCAGCAGATGCTCCATGATCTGGCTTCCCATATTTCTGAACAACAGATGAAAATTGTCCGCATGAAGGGTTACGGCTATGGCATTAAGGAGATTTCCAGCCACGAAAAAATACCGATGAAGCGCATCCAGGAACTTCTTGAGGAGGTCCATACTGTGTTTTTGAGGTTATGCCGCGAGTAGCCCTCTATCTACCACAAACAGAATGGAGGTCGAAGTATATGACGAAATCAAAAAAATCTATTGTGATGCGCGGAGCACTTCTGCGTCCGCTGGTGATTGGGCAGGGCGCACTTCTTCATGCAGGTGGTAAGATCTATCATACCTCCCGTGTGGTAGCCATCCACGATCAGTCGGATGATATGGTACGCTTTGAAACGCTTAACTCCAATTACTGCCTCTCAATGGCCCCTTTTCCGCTGGCGGCCTGCAACCCGCTCCCGATGGTGAGCCTGGCCGCGTGCGCGTAAAGCGGTTGTAAGAAGATACCGGGACAACAGAGCTTGTCCTATATGTTTTGGGCCGTGACGGATTTTCCGCCACGGCCTTTTTTCGGAGGATTGTCATGGATGATCAAAAAACAATGGTAGTTTCAGTTCACGCCAAAGACTGTGTGGACTATCAGTGCCGCAGATGCGGTCAATGCTGCCGCCATATCAAAGATACTGTGATGGTGGAGAGCATGGACGCCTACCGGTTGGCAAACTATTTGCGTGGCTGTGATCCCAACATCTGCACCATAGACGATGTGTTGACCCGATACTGCAAGCCTATGCCGCTGACCCAAGAGTGCTTTCCCATCTTCATGCTGAAAACCACGGGGCCGGACGATTCCTGTATTTTCCTGAAGGATGGATTATGCAGCATCTACGAGGCACGCCCACGGACCTGCCGGCTCTATCCCTTTTCTGTAGGACCCGGCGAGCGGGGCCGTGATTTTGAATACTGCCTCTGCTTTGACCACAATCAGCAGTACCATTTCAACGGCGGAAAGGTTTCCGTCAAAGACTGGTTTTATCGCAATTTCCCCAGAATGGAGAAAGAGTATTTGAAACAGGAATATGCCGCTATCACGGAAATCGGTAAGCGGATGCGCTCGATCTCTCCGGAACTATGCAAACAGATGACCTTCCAAGTGCTGTTTTACCGATATTATAACTTCGATTTGGATCAGCCGTTCCTTGAGCAATACGCGCAGAACACCCGTCTGCTGTTAGAAAAGCTTCGGCAATTCGAGGTGGAAAGGTAGGGTGCTGTGATGATGTATGCCTTGGAGCACCTGACCCGTCAAGGGCCAGGGCCTCAGTGGAAGCAATATGCTGTTTGTGCGAATAAAGACCTTTTAGAACGGATTTGCCGCAGTCAGCCCCGCCCGGATGAATGGCGTGTCAGGCTGTCTGTACAGCGGATGAAAAAGGAGGCCGCATAGTATGAAAAACCACTATCAGGAGTTACGGGATCGCCAGCAGGAAGAGGTCAACGCCTTTCCCATGTTTTTTGCGTTCGATCAACGGCAGTTCGCAGAGGGAATGCGCCGGCTCGGCCTGCGCCCTTCCGACATGAATCAGGTGTATGCTATCGCTGGCACCGGTGGATTTTACCGCAAAAGCGATGCGCCGAAGCTACATGAAATGTTTGCCCGGCACCGCAAGGAGCTTGATGAGGCCATTGCCGCTGATAAAGCTGGAGATAATTTCATTTATGAAATGTTCCTGACTGAACTTTCCAACCACGAATACGGCTATACCGGCGATGTTCAAGACACGCTTGATGCCCTGGGTATCACTCCCCAATACATGGAGGCCATGCCTCAGCTGAAAGCTGGTTTGGACTTGGCCTGCCAAAAAGTAATGCAGAATGACTGTTTTTAAGGAGGCCATGTGATGGAGCAGCAACACTATTTCCCACCGCTTCATGGCGCTGTGGATTGTGAAAAATGCGAGGTGCGGGATTGCTGGTGCCGGGGAAAATTCCAACGGAATCGGCGCAATATGCCCCACACATCTGGAAGGTGCCCCAGGCTGCCTGATCTCTGCGGTTTTGTAGAAAAGGAAGAACGCGAGCTGTATAAAGCGACTTTTATGCTCGTTCATGCAGAGTATGGCGTCGGCGGTCTGCATTTGACGCTCACGATTCCCGGTCACAAGAGAAATCGGAAGGTCTACCAGACCAAAAGCGGGTACTGGTACTGCAACCTGACCAGCGAGAAGGGGTGTCCAGAACGGCAGGTGTTGAATTTGGAGGGCTACCAGTCCAAAGAAGATATTCTGCGGCACATGAAAAGCCTTCGGACCGACTACTGCATTCTTCGCTGCAGTATGGAAGGTTTCACTGTCTAAACTGTACCAAACCACATAAATGGAGGATACCCATGAGTAAGCTGACCAAAAGAGAAATTCAGCTCCATGATCAGGCGGTTTGTCTCCTGCAGAAAGAACACCTTTCCCACGAAGATAAGCTTTTTATCTTTGAAAATTTCCGGGAAGACGCGGAGCACATCAATAGCAAGTCCGGTGCATTTTTTACTCCTTTTGGACTTGCCAACGATTTTACTCTCCAGATTCCGTGCCTATACGGAAAGACGATCAGAATTATCGACCTGTGTGCTGGAATCGGCGTACTGAGCTATGCGGCACAGCTGGAATGCAGTGACCGCAGCCGCTGCTATGCCGATATTACCTGTGTAGAACTGAATCCGCACTATGTTGAGGTTGGTAAAAAAGTTGTGCCAGAGGCCACATGGATATGCGCGGATGTTCTTGATCCCTTTCTGCCTGACCTCTTGGGCCAATTTGACTTCGCGATTGCAAATCCGCCGTTTGGCCGAATTGCAAACAATTACCGCAAAAGCTACATGAGCGGCGAATTTGAATACATGGTAATAGAGGCGGCCTCCCGTATTGCAAAGGAAGGTGCGTTCATAATACCGCAAATGAGCGCGCCATTCGTATATAGCGGAACGGAAGACCATCGCTGGCTTCAGGAAGGGCGTGCCAGAACATTTGAAAAAAGGACTGGGATTTTATTGGAGTTTAACCAAGGGATCGACACGGCCTACTATAAAAATGACTGGCATTGCACCGCGCCAATATGCGAAATCGTATGTTGTGACTTTGCAGGGACAGATACCTCTGCCGCCTAAAGGAGCAGGCGGTTTGTCCTCATGAACAACCAAGAAGCCGGTCCCTGTTCTGGGGCCTCACATAAACCGCTACAGGCCCGAAGGCACTGGCGGTTTTTCTCTATATGGAGGTGACGAATTTTGA
This genomic window contains:
- a CDS encoding DUF6133 family protein, which codes for MRNFTTRIQNKANALSLRARMALSNQRGDFYISDAVKIIIAVVLGALLLAALTLIFNDTVIPRITSEIEGLFG
- a CDS encoding zinc-finger-containing protein codes for the protein MTKQKHIQCPYCHANASLRPASTVYGCNRRSQGKYIYLCDRWPACDAYVSAHDRTHRPMGTLANGDLRHKRILAHRALEHLQQSRHMEKWEVYIWLQAKLGLNDQQAHIGMFSDGMCDEVIRLCYKAAAPLGNLHSAA
- a CDS encoding sigma-70 family RNA polymerase sigma factor; the protein is MTSLTEQQQELVAQNLPIVHWVICDYIHVNPTICGMEYGDLFQEGCLWLCKAASTYKNDGRAQFSTYAKTVVKNGLLSYCRAICNRKKKFSRLIIGEHGELAADGEALESRPDAFDTQVSLIETLSLLDACKKDYDGVTRLGIEALALKLQGMRVTDIAELYQVPPSHVGAWISRSTAKLRRDSKFLKSLL
- a CDS encoding single-stranded DNA-binding protein produces the protein MAQIYVFGRVMHELTPKESQSKQPYVCFDLVERSGGEHPNFYQVWARGDQVARLTRLKVKKGSMIWLTGSQKLVDVRQKDGATVKKLKVWLTDFGFLPGQSSRAKAEHEQHDSDAAATAPAPSEVMDGDRESLPE
- a CDS encoding DUF932 domain-containing protein, translated to MKSGISLVEMAQEIQRQNDLKADYMLDTRSLRLEPFGGGLYLNAYDQSGDYAVEPLEVNAIAHRQIGTHLKIPAAYYDKMLEEYPELLAQNVNAWFQREPAVRMVRTIDGTARAFLSNRYRRIDNLDIAGIVLPVLQEMEGMHFESCQLTDSRMYIKVVNTRLEAEVVPGDIVQSGIIISNSEVGLGSVSIQPLVYRLVCSNGMVVNDAQTRRNHVGRVNEASENYQLYSEKTLEADDKAFAMKIQDTVRAVVDEVRFTRVVNMMREAKDAPMNTAAVPGIVKLVSKDFHITDDESSGVLQRLIEGNDLTLYGLSNAVTRHSQDVKDYDRATALEGIGYNILSMPARQWSRINQMAA
- a CDS encoding sigma-70 family RNA polymerase sigma factor encodes the protein MLCEVPLTKEQQDFAAEHHGLVYKFLNDNHLPENEFYDVVIFPYLKAVQDYCNSASAQKYSFSTIAIRQMKFRLYDYFRTQARRKRNTEVISIHLGLYSDGVPLEEVLPGQDRLMQEFEMQQMLHDLASHISEQQMKIVRMKGYGYGIKEISSHEKIPMKRIQELLEEVHTVFLRLCRE
- a CDS encoding YkgJ family cysteine cluster protein, producing MDDQKTMVVSVHAKDCVDYQCRRCGQCCRHIKDTVMVESMDAYRLANYLRGCDPNICTIDDVLTRYCKPMPLTQECFPIFMLKTTGPDDSCIFLKDGLCSIYEARPRTCRLYPFSVGPGERGRDFEYCLCFDHNQQYHFNGGKVSVKDWFYRNFPRMEKEYLKQEYAAITEIGKRMRSISPELCKQMTFQVLFYRYYNFDLDQPFLEQYAQNTRLLLEKLRQFEVER
- a CDS encoding DUF7659 family protein, producing the protein MKNHYQELRDRQQEEVNAFPMFFAFDQRQFAEGMRRLGLRPSDMNQVYAIAGTGGFYRKSDAPKLHEMFARHRKELDEAIAADKAGDNFIYEMFLTELSNHEYGYTGDVQDTLDALGITPQYMEAMPQLKAGLDLACQKVMQNDCF
- a CDS encoding methyltransferase, coding for MSKLTKREIQLHDQAVCLLQKEHLSHEDKLFIFENFREDAEHINSKSGAFFTPFGLANDFTLQIPCLYGKTIRIIDLCAGIGVLSYAAQLECSDRSRCYADITCVELNPHYVEVGKKVVPEATWICADVLDPFLPDLLGQFDFAIANPPFGRIANNYRKSYMSGEFEYMVIEAASRIAKEGAFIIPQMSAPFVYSGTEDHRWLQEGRARTFEKRTGILLEFNQGIDTAYYKNDWHCTAPICEIVCCDFAGTDTSAA